In Citrus sinensis cultivar Valencia sweet orange chromosome 3, DVS_A1.0, whole genome shotgun sequence, the sequence GGAACTTTACGGAAATTGCTTCGTTCAAGTATTTGATGATTGTTTAGACAAAAGCAGTTTATTCTCATCTCATTCTTGCATTTATCCTAAGTATGTGTAATATCATTTAGCTTAGATTATAAAAAGTTCAACATAACCCTGCTGGGTACTGGGTTTAAACTCTGTAATTGCATGTTGATCCAACTTGGGATTTGGTTATTGATGCATGTTGCCAATCTAACTCTTCCtggtttaaaaatttcaagtttaacGCTTCAGTTTCTAATACTACAAAAATGTACTCTTAGCGATTATACCCAGTGTCTCATCGTCAAGACTCGTTTTCTGTCCTGCTTCCAATTATTAGTTGGTGAAATATATTCTCATGGAAAAGGACATGTGCCCATAGCGACTTAACCTCAAATCTTCCAAGCCACCCACCTTGTGGCCCTCTCTTAACACCACAATTAGGACTCTTACCCTCTGATTATTCGATAGGGACAGAAATTTCTTTCACAAAACGTGAGTGGACcggatatattttttttaatattagagCGGTAGATATATGTTAatatagaaatttaaattttgaattatatcaTAATAGTTAGTTTTTTTggggttttttttattataaatataattaattgttgataCATATTAgttttctgaaaataaaacCTCAAATGCTATTGAAATAACTTAGGGGGTTCATGGgtaatataattacaaatgaaagcAAGCGGTATGCTTTTGAGTTGTTTAGTGGGTGGTACATGAACCGGCATTTTCAATTAGTAGGCATGACTATAagttagaaaaataatcattgaTGTATGAGACTTTTAATCCTTATTGTAATTCAAGCACGAGACAATACCCCACATATCTCAAGACTTTGTATGCATTGAGATTCCACatgctttaaatatttttctcaattctTGATTGTAACATGGATtagcgtgtgtgtgtgtgtgtgaaggTGTGCATGAATAGCTGTCACCCCAAATaataaagcttttttttttaattttgaatttttaaagcactataatatttaattttgaaattatttgtcagttgatgcaaaataattaacatactaatttatttcattgctAAAAATTGATggattttttttggtttgccaACTATCTAACGCTTAATTACTTTTTGGTTGACTCAAATATGAGGTGCTTGTTGGTtcatttgaactttttttttggttatatttagattaaaaaaataaatatttaatgacctttatataaaaaaattattattcatctttttattttcccattttacttgaaaaaatactataaaaaaaataaaaaaataaaagtatttgaGACCAATTAAATGCAAGTTATCAACAACCACCGGCGCCAATATGAACACAACAAGTACACGAGTTTCaggtgagagagagagaaagagacgGAAGTCAAAATAATCACATGCTCTCGCCGTTTACTGTATTTAGTTTGGACGTATGTTATAAATCCTGCGTGTCATAATCATAATGGCTGACACACGTATCAGTCGTTGACTGATCTCCGCCGTTGTATTTGATACCATTGGTCCGTACTCCCCGTtcataaatttgtttaataataatagcaaaTTTAGAATGTCCctgatttgaaattaattgaatctactaaaatttaattcaagtgAGCAGTGGTGATTCcaaataatctttattttatttaattcagtATATTcagtttgattttgaattaaaaatcaatttgaaacaTCAGGTTGGTCGGTGTTTTCTTTACTTAACTTTAAAGTAAAGGGTTTGAATCTTTCACTGCTGGTGAAAGTTTagcatttttaaattatgtatttgtttgaatttatcgATCCAATAACTAGACAATAAGAGGTCTTATTAGTTGTGACTATTCACATTTGTAAATtacttttatcaattttattcaacctatttaaccaaaaaaaaaaaaataccgtTATACCTTATAACTTGAATACTGTCATATGACAAAAGAGTCAATAAAATCAACATGCAACAtcttacttttaaaataaataagttagaaaaaataaaaaagtcagTTCAGAATTACTTTCAGAaggcttaaaaataattttgaaaatttaaaagttaattttagtgttagataaaaaaaattaaaagtacttttgtcaaaatcaacTCCTCCTacaattgatttcaaaaagtataaaaaagtaacatttaaattttgattttgagaatcaatttgattatttcatACAATTTCACAAATATACTTGCAATTATTACCTTAACCAAAAACTATCCTCATTcgaattgaaaacaaaatcaatattttaataaattttgattataattCAGGCATTTCTTTCCTTTACCCTATGCCTTCTTCATGTTTTACATTCCATTAAAAGTTCTCTAGGGCAACGAGGCGAGATACCAATACGAGTTTCGTCACCCTTTAACTAAATTCATCTTGCATTACGTCcattttattcatttgtttacttaaaatagtttaatagtAAGATTAACGATCAAaactcataatattttaaaaaataaattttattaaatatttaattaatttttttcacaactgattatttttataactctAGTTACCAATAATTACTTTATATATAAAGAGAAAGAGGGAGAATTATGTCCTGTATGGGtcctatatatattttcaagtaCGGAAAATCTACTTAGTTGAATATGTGTAGATTTTGTTCtggttaatttattaaattaattgacaGTGACCCCTTTCTGCTTTGAGATTGCTTCTCTGCTAATCATTCTTGCTTTGTCTTTAATTCGCCCGAATAATTACAACAACTTTAGAATATTCTGTGtgtataatttgttttaatctgtaaaattaattaattactttaaattatgCTCTGTTTTCTTCAAGAAGAACAATTTCCAAGCATAGGTATCATTCGGTAATCAGTCAATTGATAGATGCTGTGTCGGCGAGCTTACTCAATGTAGTTTCCAAAAGTGAGAAATGATATTGTCCATGTATgcatgattttcttttggtcTCTCCCTTCTCtcttgtgctttttttttttttttaaccttttagtgaaatctaaaagaataagaaaaataaataaaaaaaatcatacaaaGGAAAATCTATGGTCCTCCTTCCCCAAGAATCATGGACTCTTTGGATTCTCTCTTAATTCCTTTTCTTTGAGTATAAAGTTGTTATTATTGGGTGAcaattttgttgaaattaagattaaaaaaatcatttatgaGATTTTCCGTGATACCTCaagtcaaaattaaaaacaactaaaGTTGTTTTGATAACTAATAagtggtaataataataataaaaccatAACTGTCGTGTAATGTTTGAGTGAAAAAGAGAGCGAAgctcgattttttttttcccccccccccccccccctctccaaaaaagaaaaaaaaatttctcaagtTAACATTCACAAATACAAGTTATTTAGTAAAAGTATTATTAGAAGAGTGAAAATGTAGATGATTTGCCAtgataatattacattaattaatataaaaattatagtatttactaatgaaaaaattatcattttatgttttttttttcttttgatctaATTGAAATCATGGGATAGTGGTAGTTTATATAAGTTCGAATTTCAATTAAGGCTTCATGTATCCTCAAAAATTATTCTCGTTCAAAGATGTAATTAGCATCTTTCACTTCTTTAATAGAAACATGACCTCTTTCTTTGGGGTAGTGGGGAACAATTACAAGACCCAAAAGAAAGTGGTATTCACAATTATGAtgcttaattaataattaatcatgtTTAAGTGgcttgcttttgtttttaacttgTTGACAACttagctttatttttttttatttattatttttttgctcaaatggtaacaaaCATTATCTAAATCGCAATAATGTTGCATCATGTCACTACTGAATGAATTATGAGCAATTGTAATGCGGACTTCTAGATCCTGTTGTTTGACTTGGTAATGTCAACCATATTAAAAACAATGCTTCATTGTTtgaattcactttttttctgGCACgttcattttatttacttttaattggCCTTTTTCCGGGAAAATTCTTGCTAATTTCCGAGAAAACAAACATGATGGGGTTGTTTGTGCTTttatttaaccttttttttatccCTTTACCTAACACACAATCTCTAACTATGCAGTTAGgttttggaaaagaaaaagaaaaaaaagaaagaaagcatagaccaattatttttgaaacatgGTTTGATTGGTGATTTTCTCATGTAACCCCAATATTATATCCTCCAAGATTGTCCCCCAACTAAATAATGGTCTATACATTATATGATAAACGAATTAAAAAGATATGCCAAAACTATGTGGATCAAGACCATCCAGCCAACCAAAAACAAacccttttttaaaaaaaatattataatagacAACTAACATGGAACTAACTCCATAcacataattttatatgaaataatttaGCTATTTTAAAATGACAATCAGAGGGTATCAATTATTCATTggagaggggaaaaaaaggatgaataagagaaaaataagctGATGAAAGATGTGAACTAAGTACCTATATGGATGGTCCCAAATCATTGGCTTGCTATCAGCCAATATTTTGAGCAGATTCAAATGGGATCCGGAGtgcaacttttaaaaattggaTCTAGTAGAAAttgacataaaatatttttaaacattaGTAATAGgggttgaaatttttaaactatttgaataatatttggattttgttttaaaatataaaagttaagTTAATTGGAGCAGTTTTCAATCAATTCAGTATAAATTGGTTAGACGGGTGAATTTCAGTGACTgagttgttattttattttcacaataaacCATCATTCAATAGGTTACATCAAATTTTTGtgcataatcaaaataaattgatttgaaaattttacaaaaccaATGCAATAATATTCAGTAGTCTTGAAACAACGAAATTCACCactattcattttatttgacattaatttgttcccacccaaaaaaaaaaaagaattgaaagaataaacattctttttgtgaaaattgtaaaatcaagGATACATCATGTTGGTGGTGACAATACTTCACATCTTGAGATAGTGAAATTTCAATGCCATATATACCTTTGTTAATGAATTATTTTGCAAGTTTGTGGATTGGGGGGTCCCATCTCCAATTGCCTACCACATGTTGGGTATGTTGCTTGAGAGCCATTCTCTTAAACAATTTGTAGCTAACacacccaaaaaataaaataaaaaatagaagcaAGATAGAGAGATGAGTGCACTTATCTTGGGGATGTGACAACTTTTCAGGCTAGCCGACACCCCATTACATCGTTTTTGACATCCCCATAGCTTGGCACATGCACCCatttccattacaaaatcaattaacacTTCTAAAACtatgtataaaaaaaagagagaagttTATTGATTCTCCAATTCactaaagttaaaatataaatgtttaattctacgtatgtaaaatatttaggTTCAAGATATCTAACTCTATATCTCATAAgtgatttttaagtaatttcatTTAGTTGACTGCTTGGATTCTAACtcttagaaaatataagagactaaaatataaatataaaatttattcacccttaacttttttaaaaagaaaaaaaaaggtttataTTTTGCTAAGTAAATTGGTAATTTCGTTTGAATGAAAATAGTAGTCTGATATTTGAACTCTACATAAGAAGAAAATTGAGTTACATttagaatataataaaaaacagTTTATAGTTGGCTATATGCTCACCTTTATCATTAAATCGTTTATATAGGTCTTTACATATAGTATGTTACATTGAACGTACCATACACAACTAATAAgaaccacacaaattgtgGGACCCACATAATTATGTGGTTCTTGTTAGTTGTGTATGGTACATTTAATGTAACATAGCAAAATccttatatatattcttttattgtaattatgatggtcaaaataaacaagaaattaaaaataaataaatttgtacatatatttatattctcTGCCAAGATTCGGCTGCAGTTACTGTTAAGAATTCCATAAAATTGgctcaacaaaaaaaacaagtcACAAACTCAACCAAAGCCAAAGCGTTTGTCAGTgtccattttcttttacaagATACATCTTAGTCCATGTGTTTGGATATATGTGTTTGTGTCAGAATCTGACACATTTCATATGTGAAGAATCATAAATAATCAAACCATATTacgtataaataaatataaacaaagatGTTAAGGATATCTATACACATATACGTAGAGGAGATGATGGATACACTATACATATTTGTTCACGTCAATCATGCATTGAAGAGTAAGCCTGGCTTCAATTATTATTCCTCCTTTTTAACCTGCTCCCATGTTACACACATTGCACTTCATTCATTTCTTCTCAATGTtaggtttctttttctctctttatctTCTAAAAAAGTTGCCTTTTGCTCTCATTGGGTTTCTTTTCAGCcggtataatttattttatagtaacTTGCAAGCCCAGCCAAAAGATTTTATCAGTTTTGTACTTTGTTTCCGCTCTTTCTATTCTgttctgtttttgttttcttcataAAATGTGAATTGCTCTTTATCACTCCCACCCATTAATTGCTTTTTGGGTCACTGAGTTTTTGGTAaagcttttattatttattttcgttTTTCCCAGCTGTACACCATTATTACTGTTACTTATCAAAATACCAAAACCTTCCCATTCAGTTTAGTTTCTTGCCTTTGTTTCCGTATTTagtgatattttctttttgatattAAAGTCAGTTGAGTTGGGGTATAatctgtttttgttttttgtgtttttagtAATTCTTTGtgcctttattattattattagtaccGAAAAGCTTCGACAGGTTCCTAATCTGAATCCAAAGAAATATCTCTGAGTTGTTCTCTCAATCTGGGTATTGATCAAATTCCAATCTTTTTGAGTGTTTCTTGAAGATCTCTTGTGCTGTTACATGAAATCTTGAATCATTTCCATCTGGGTTGCCACAGTAATGCAAATTGGAAGTTTCAGCAATGGCAAATCTTGTGCCTGGTGTGCTTCTCAAGCTTTTACAACACATGAACACAGATGTGAAGGTTGCTGGTGAGCATAGGTCTTCTCTGTTGCAAGTTGTGAGCATAGTGCCTGCATTAGCCGGAGGTGAGCTTTTCCCCAACCAAGGCTTTTACTTGAAGGTTTCGGATTCATCCCATGCTACCTACGTATCTTTGCCTGATGAACATGATGATTTAATTCTTAGTGATAAGATTCAGTTAGGCCAGTTTATTCATGTTGAGAGGCTTGAATCTGCTTCTCCTGTCCCCATTCTTCGTGGGGTTAGGCCTGTTCCGGGGAGGCATCCTTGTGTAGGAAGCCCTGAAGATATTGTGGCAACTCATTCTCTTGGGTTCCTCAACAATGATAATAAGAGTAGTAATAGCTCTTCGTGTTCTAAGCCTGGGGAGAAAGTGAAATCACCTGTGAAAGTAGTGTCAGGCAATAGTCATGTTGGTGAAAAGGAGAAGGTTGTTGGGAATAAATTGAACGGTGGAGCTAAAGATGATCCATTGGAGAAGAAAAGGGGGACTTTGAGTAGATCGAATTCTCAATTGTCGAAggcattaactttaaatgtgaagAAGGAAGTTTTAGGGAAATCGAAGTCATCAAGTTCAAGGTCAATCCCATCTTCTCCGACTAGTGTTTATTCATTGCCGACATCATTTGAGAAATTTGCCAACGGAGTTAAGCATCAATCAAGGATTAAGGGATTGGATAAGGTGACAGCAAAGGTGGGATCAGTGGAAAAGGTGAGTTCTGTTCGTGGGGGGAGTCCCACTGCAAGGAGGTTACCTGTTATCAAGAATTTAGTTCAAGGGTTTGAGTTTGGGGCCAAGGCTTTGCGGAAGAGCTGGGAAGGGAATTTGGAGGTGAAGACTAGGGAGAATTCAAAATTGAGAGCTGCCAAACATGATCCCAAGCCTGAAGCTCGGAGTACTTCTGTGAGTTTAATCATTTGTCTTAATtgcttaaattaaattgagaatGTGTTTGTTGATTTGTGATTAGAAGAAAAGTGGAAGAGATGCTTGTCTATGGACTTGAAAAAAGtgacttaattaaattttgaaccaGTGATTAATTTGGTATTTTTTAAGGATCTGATCACTAAGTGTTGGTTCGtgcatttttttccccattttttagattttctgTTATCTCCTAGAAGgttttatcaaaataacaaatttcttGTTGCATTCCTTTCAATCTAAGCATTGTTTTTTGGattctttatttcattttatattatattatattttattattcatgtTAAACACTTTTGCCCTTCATCTAATTAAGTCCTACTTTCCAGGCTCCTAGAAGAAGCACATCAAGTGATAGGTTACCATCGAAAGAGGATGGTAAGGTTCATATGTCTGCAAAAGCATCTAAAGAGGAGAACAAGTTTCAAACCCCTGCCAAGAAGATTCCTGCAAATGGAATGTTGAATGATCAAGAACaatcaaataagaaaaaaactttCATTGGAAGGAAATCAGGGGAACCGAATAATAATGGTCTTCCAGGAAATTTGGTCAAGGTTCCAATAAATAGTAGAAGATTAACAGATGGAAGTGTTTCATGGGCTGCGCTTCCCTCTTCCCTTGCAAAGCTTGGAAAGGTAAAAACCACATGATGACTTGGTTCTTGATAAGTTCCTTAGCCTTCAATAAAGAGAGCTTCTTTTAAGCTTCTTCCTGTTGAATTTTTATCCTGCTTATGCATACAGTTCTTTGCTTGCTGTCAGCATCTCTTGCACACTTGTAATCACACACTGATACATGCATTCATGGGCTATTGGATACTGGAAGCACAGATATTTGTTAAAACTTCAGAGTGTTTCTCTTTTGCATAAATTCCCTTGATTATATTTACCGAAGAATTTGCTGAGATATTTTGTAAGTTGAGGTTTGAACCTGATGTTACTTGATCCATTCTGCTTGCTTCAGTAATTTGTCTCCTCAGGCAAATGTGAACCAAGTAGTTAGCTTTAAAAGTCAGAAATTTGTCAATTTCATCCTCTCTAAACCTCATATTTCTTATGAAAACCTATTTGTTATTACAGGAAGTAATGAAGCACAGAGATGCAGCGCAGACAGCTGCAATAGAGGCTATGCTGGAGGCTTCTGCTTCAGAGAGGTTACTTCGATGTTTAAGGTATGACGTTCCCAAAATAAACGATGTCATTGTAGTCAAACTAGGTGTATTATTTTGCATTGGATACTATGAATTATGTACCATCTGTGAAAGACTCCTTTTCTCCCCTTGCTAATCTTGTATAGGATGTCTgtcttgatttttaaatatgctGAGAGGATTCTTAATAGCTTGAGTCCAATAGATTGGTACATAGCCTAGATTGTCCAttatttccttaaatttttttgtctagAGGATCTGTGTCAAAATAACAGTTTGATTAATGCTTTGACCTTGAACTTTAAGATCAATTAGAACAAGtagaaataatttgaaatatatctcTTTGCCTGTTGATAGTTCATGTGGATAAGCAGAACTCCCAAATCTCTGTCAGAGTGTGCATGATTTGCTTTCTCGTTTTGAGGGTAGGAATGCAAAATAGGCATGAATTCTGAAGACTTTCCAACTTTTCGTCGCTTTAGGATGATCAATCAATTAGGGGTAGCATGAGCTGTAGGTTATTAGTGCTCTGCTCTTGCCCCTTTTCtcataaacttaaaattcatACTTTTAAGTAAGATGAACTAGGGCTAATAACCAACCTAAATATGGTAGAAGAGGTGTTCAGCtaccaacccaaaaaaaaatatttcagtaGCAACCAATCAAACACCAATTTGTAGTTGACTTCCTATAGATGATGACAAATCTGAGATGACTGAAATTGGTATTTTTCACCAATGTAGATATATAATCTCAATTTTCAAACATCATAATTATCATCATTCATGAGCAGCAGCAACAGTCAAACTGCTGCAACAAATCTGAGATGACTGAACACCTTTGCTGCATGGTTGGAATTCAGAGTTTGTTCAGAGCTGGAATGATTTAGTtggaagataaaattattgagtGGCCTAATAAAAGGGAATGATGATGGTACAGACTGTTTAAGTAAAACCGTAGACTTATTGCATGATGAGGCTGCGAATTAGTGGATAAAGGATATACAATTGTTTTATAGAAATGTCATAGATACGCTATCATGTGGTATTGTTTGTGGCATTTAGGCAGCGTGTTCATTTATGTGGACCTATGCCTATAGTGAATTTTggaaattcttaattttaagcGAAATTTAAGTATATTTTCTGTTGTGGTGGTACTTTATTTCGTATTTTCTCTTTATGTAAGGCCTTATGAATTGGACCTTTTGATCCAACTCATCTACTCTTATTCCTCTTGCAGCTTGTATTCTGAGCTAACATCCTCTGCCAATGAAGACAATCCACAGCCAGCTGTGGAGCAATTCTTGACGCTTCATTCAAGCTTGAATAATGCTCGCATGATTGCTGATTCTCTATCAAAAATTCTACCAGTTGGTTCGTCCCCAGATCAGGAGGAAAATCCTTCAGAAGAAGCACTAAAGGTCACATCAGATAGACGGAAGCATGCAGCCTCTTGGGTCCAAGCTGCATTAGCCACTAATTTATCATCGTTCTCTGTTTTTAGTAAAGAAACCAACTCTACTCTTTCAGCTCCTGCGGCCTCTTCTCAAGGCCAAAAGATTGTTTCTGCCAATCAACCAATGATAGTGCTAGAAAATTCCGCTAAGAATGTTTCAGCGAAAACCCCAGGGAAACCCCGTTCAACAGTTGTCTCTAAGCTTGTTGCATCAGGAGCAATTCGCAGACCTGGTGATAGTCCAGCCACTGGTCAGAAGCCACAGCCCCAACCCCTACCAGAATGGACCAGAGGAAATGGCCTTGACGAGGCTGTTGACTTGGCAGAGATGTTGCAGATGGAGTCACAGGATTGGTTCTTGGGTTTTGTCGAAAGGTTCTTGGATGCTGATGTTGATACCTCGTCTCTTTCTGATAATGGTCAAATAGCAGGGATGTTGTCTCAGCTCAAGAGTGTGAACGACTGGTTAGACAAGATTGGGTCCAGCAAGGATGAAGTAGAAGCACCCCGTGTTTCAGCTGAGACAGTTGATAGGCTAAGGAAGAAAATATACGAGTATCTTCTCACACATGTCGAATCAGCAGCTGCTGCACTTGGCAGCGGCTCACAATCTTCACCACGAG encodes:
- the LOC102609198 gene encoding uncharacterized protein LOC102609198, whose translation is MANLVPGVLLKLLQHMNTDVKVAGEHRSSLLQVVSIVPALAGGELFPNQGFYLKVSDSSHATYVSLPDEHDDLILSDKIQLGQFIHVERLESASPVPILRGVRPVPGRHPCVGSPEDIVATHSLGFLNNDNKSSNSSSCSKPGEKVKSPVKVVSGNSHVGEKEKVVGNKLNGGAKDDPLEKKRGTLSRSNSQLSKALTLNVKKEVLGKSKSSSSRSIPSSPTSVYSLPTSFEKFANGVKHQSRIKGLDKVTAKVGSVEKVSSVRGGSPTARRLPVIKNLVQGFEFGAKALRKSWEGNLEVKTRENSKLRAAKHDPKPEARSTSAPRRSTSSDRLPSKEDGKVHMSAKASKEENKFQTPAKKIPANGMLNDQEQSNKKKTFIGRKSGEPNNNGLPGNLVKVPINSRRLTDGSVSWAALPSSLAKLGKEVMKHRDAAQTAAIEAMLEASASERLLRCLSLYSELTSSANEDNPQPAVEQFLTLHSSLNNARMIADSLSKILPVGSSPDQEENPSEEALKVTSDRRKHAASWVQAALATNLSSFSVFSKETNSTLSAPAASSQGQKIVSANQPMIVLENSAKNVSAKTPGKPRSTVVSKLVASGAIRRPGDSPATGQKPQPQPLPEWTRGNGLDEAVDLAEMLQMESQDWFLGFVERFLDADVDTSSLSDNGQIAGMLSQLKSVNDWLDKIGSSKDEVEAPRVSAETVDRLRKKIYEYLLTHVESAAAALGSGSQSSPRVQAAETKSKKVT